A single genomic interval of uncultured Desulfobulbus sp. harbors:
- a CDS encoding VOC family protein — translation MNIEAIDHFVLTVKDIDKTCAFYIKVLGMSVTTFGAGRKALSFGEQKINLHQYGKEFEPKAKKPTPGSADLCFVTAVPVSQVIEHLRANGVEVLAGPVPRTGAVGAITSVYFQDPDGNLIEVSNYAAA, via the coding sequence ATGAACATTGAAGCGATTGACCATTTTGTGCTGACTGTCAAAGACATAGATAAAACTTGTGCGTTCTATATAAAGGTGCTCGGCATGAGCGTCACGACGTTTGGCGCTGGGCGAAAGGCACTGTCGTTTGGGGAGCAGAAGATCAATCTTCATCAGTACGGAAAGGAATTCGAACCAAAAGCTAAGAAGCCTACTCCTGGATCCGCTGACCTCTGTTTCGTTACGGCTGTGCCCGTTTCGCAGGTAATTGAACATCTCCGGGCCAACGGCGTGGAAGTTCTGGCAGGCCCGGTTCCGCGAACAGGCGCAGTAGGTGCAATCACCTCAGTGTATTTTCAGGATCCAGACGGGAACCTAATCGAGGTCTCGAACTATGCTGCCGCATAA